The Thaumasiovibrio subtropicus genome window below encodes:
- a CDS encoding DUF294 nucleotidyltransferase-like domain-containing protein yields the protein MTHTLLTNVLDFLVQIDPFDQLPADVQKEFAKSIKITYLAKGEQIAFSATCEDRYLYIIRKGSVEQRKSDGRLRAKLGEEDLFGFTFLEPLANAEDGYTVTASENALLYLVPHVQIQQLLQTQPEYATLFAAQAQVRLQSALNVVWSEQEKGIFVKRVEDVASGRIATVQSTESIRDVAKAMRRANRSSTALVYENEEIVGLITDRDLTMRVIAGEVPLDTQVCKVMTSPALTIGPNELVLNAVSLMMQHNVRSLPVVKDNQALGLLTTTHLVQKNRVQALFLIEKIKFSNTIDELAILASERQAIFEALVEGRVSAEIIGQVMTLIMDAFNRRIIQISEEKLGPPPVDYAWVVAGSTARHEVHMLSDQDNAIVFDDAATDADRIYFQHLASMVCNGLDACGYPLCSGKFMAATPKWCQPMKVWKAYYSKWVANPHYEMLLNATVFLEVRTIYGKAAFSTELQRHLFSEIGKGREFLASMMRDSVSVNPPLGIFNNLVVEKGGENSNTLNIKKFALTLIVDLARIYGLQVGSEKVGTEARFQCAYEKGAMSESMLKDIIGAYRFVSQVRYIHQLKSLKSAEIADNNIDPSDFSSFERKHLKDAFRIIANLQDAAKLRFGVGGR from the coding sequence ATGACGCATACCTTGCTGACCAATGTGCTCGATTTTCTTGTGCAAATTGATCCCTTTGATCAACTTCCAGCAGACGTGCAAAAGGAATTTGCTAAGTCGATAAAGATTACTTACTTAGCGAAAGGAGAGCAGATAGCTTTTAGCGCGACGTGTGAAGATCGCTATCTTTATATTATCCGCAAAGGGTCAGTCGAGCAGCGTAAGTCGGACGGACGCCTGCGTGCAAAGTTAGGCGAAGAGGATCTGTTTGGCTTCACTTTCCTTGAACCACTTGCGAATGCGGAAGATGGCTATACGGTCACCGCGTCAGAAAACGCCTTGTTGTATCTAGTGCCTCACGTGCAGATCCAGCAGCTGCTGCAGACGCAGCCAGAGTACGCGACCTTGTTCGCGGCGCAAGCCCAGGTGCGTTTACAATCTGCGTTGAATGTAGTGTGGTCTGAACAAGAAAAAGGCATTTTTGTTAAGCGAGTAGAAGATGTCGCAAGTGGTCGTATTGCGACCGTGCAGTCGACAGAGTCCATTCGTGATGTTGCCAAAGCGATGCGGCGCGCCAATCGTTCCTCTACGGCGTTAGTTTACGAAAACGAAGAAATTGTTGGGCTAATCACTGATCGTGATCTCACCATGCGGGTTATCGCAGGTGAAGTGCCGCTCGACACGCAAGTCTGTAAAGTGATGACATCCCCAGCGCTGACGATTGGGCCCAATGAGTTGGTACTTAATGCTGTTTCATTGATGATGCAGCACAATGTACGCAGCCTTCCCGTGGTAAAAGATAATCAGGCACTCGGCTTATTAACCACCACTCATCTCGTGCAAAAGAACCGTGTACAAGCCTTGTTCTTGATAGAAAAGATCAAGTTTTCTAACACTATAGATGAGTTGGCGATACTTGCTTCTGAGCGCCAAGCCATCTTTGAAGCTTTGGTTGAAGGTCGTGTCAGTGCTGAAATTATCGGTCAGGTGATGACCTTGATTATGGATGCGTTTAATCGACGTATTATCCAGATAAGTGAAGAAAAGCTTGGCCCGCCACCCGTTGATTATGCCTGGGTCGTGGCCGGCTCAACAGCTCGACATGAAGTGCACATGCTGTCCGACCAAGATAATGCCATTGTTTTCGATGATGCAGCGACGGATGCCGACCGAATCTATTTCCAGCACTTGGCATCAATGGTTTGCAATGGGTTGGATGCTTGTGGCTATCCGCTTTGCAGTGGTAAGTTCATGGCAGCAACGCCGAAGTGGTGCCAGCCGATGAAAGTGTGGAAAGCCTACTATTCCAAATGGGTGGCTAACCCACACTACGAAATGTTGCTTAATGCGACAGTATTTTTGGAAGTTCGCACTATCTATGGAAAGGCGGCCTTCTCGACGGAGTTACAGCGTCATTTGTTCAGTGAAATCGGCAAAGGGCGTGAGTTTCTTGCCTCTATGATGCGTGATTCAGTGAGCGTCAATCCGCCCTTAGGCATTTTTAACAATTTGGTTGTTGAGAAAGGGGGCGAGAACAGCAACACGCTAAACATTAAAAAGTTTGCACTGACCTTAATTGTTGATTTGGCGCGTATTTATGGTCTTCAGGTGGGAAGTGAAAAAGTCGGTACAGAAGCGCGTTTTCAATGCGCTTATGAGAAAGGTGCCATGAGTGAGAGCATGCTGAAAGATATCATCGGCGCTTACCGATTTGTATCACAAGTGCGTTATATCCATCAGTTGAAGTCATTAAAGAGCGCTGAAATAGCAGATAACAATATTGACCCTTCTGACTTCAGTAGCTTTGAGAGAAAGCACTTGAAAGATGCGTTTCGTATTATCGCTAATTTACAAGATGCGGCGAAATTGCGTTTTGGAGTTGGCGGCCGATGA
- a CDS encoding 3'-5' exonuclease translates to MKGWLAGFHPRNKLVKAREQYLRQHKAIPDAVRALLSAPVPMLDDDLLKADTLVFDIETTGLNPAQDTILSYGSVVIEQGMIGLSSSSHHYIQSPEAIKPETAVINHILPEMLAADGEALDDAMDMLLAEMVGRVLVVHSCKVEKAFLARYIEKRYQLPPLPLLWIDTLALDKALCLNKERQQCGDFRLGACRARHGLPPYQEHNALIDAVSTAELYLALLKRFSNKGRAKLKHLPLR, encoded by the coding sequence ATGAAAGGATGGTTAGCCGGGTTTCATCCCCGCAATAAATTGGTCAAAGCCCGTGAACAATACTTGCGGCAACATAAAGCGATACCGGATGCTGTGCGCGCGTTACTTTCAGCGCCCGTGCCGATGTTAGACGATGATCTGCTGAAAGCCGACACCCTCGTTTTTGATATTGAAACAACGGGGCTCAATCCAGCGCAAGATACCATTTTATCTTATGGCTCGGTGGTGATTGAGCAGGGCATGATAGGGCTGAGTTCCTCGAGTCATCACTATATTCAGTCGCCGGAGGCGATCAAGCCAGAGACAGCGGTAATAAACCACATACTACCGGAAATGCTAGCTGCAGATGGGGAAGCATTGGATGACGCGATGGACATGTTGTTGGCCGAAATGGTTGGCCGTGTGCTCGTCGTTCACAGTTGCAAAGTTGAAAAAGCATTCTTAGCGCGTTATATCGAAAAGCGTTACCAGTTACCACCCTTACCGCTATTGTGGATTGATACCTTGGCGTTAGATAAGGCGCTGTGCCTTAACAAAGAACGCCAGCAATGTGGTGACTTTCGACTGGGGGCTTGCCGAGCGCGTCATGGACTACCGCCCTACCAAGAGCACAATGCATTGATTGATGCGGTATCAACCGCTGAGCTCTACCTCGCGTTGTTGAAGCGATTCTCTAACAAAGGGCGAGCAAAACTCAAACATCTCCCATTGAGATGA
- a CDS encoding sodium:solute symporter family transporter: MNTIDLMIVGGYFGFILIAALIFKRFSKDSSGFIKGGGAMMWWMAGATAFMTQFSAWTFTGAAAKAYEDGLTVLFIFWGNAIGFFVAAWYFAGRFRQLRVDTPMEVIRQRFGKVSEQIFTWLQFPLTTFSIAIWLNGLAIFVSAVFGIELSVTIIGVGVIVTLISVAGGSWTVSATNVIQLILLMAITMVAGGYALYAAGGPAELVRDYPSTQVLGDSIQYWQIGLLWIFFMFTKQTISTNNAMTCYRFLVTVNEREARKAALVTGLLFVIGPVMWFVPPWVSATHGVDLAAIYPTLGNDANNAAYVYFVEHHMPNGVLGLILAAMIAATISPMTTALNRNAGIFVRNVYQSLINPNARDAQQLVVGKVVTVVNGVVAIWAALLFASMEEYSFFDLMMLFGALLQTPLAIPALLAVVVTRTPAWSGWATLLVGLMVSAFMQFVFEVNWLLPLFNAERFTGREAVDLMVIASLTAHIVITGGFFLLSSRFYRESHTQHHQALTHFVSNLATPISLDEEAAVDGRQGLYLGKLTQALGVGVGLLVFAPNLPFDRVAFLLIGGLIFTAGAGLRRPAPTRHSVTE; encoded by the coding sequence ATGAATACAATTGATCTGATGATCGTTGGGGGGTATTTCGGCTTTATCTTGATAGCCGCCTTAATTTTTAAGCGTTTTTCCAAGGACTCAAGTGGTTTCATCAAAGGCGGTGGGGCCATGATGTGGTGGATGGCTGGCGCTACGGCATTCATGACGCAGTTTTCTGCTTGGACCTTTACTGGCGCTGCGGCCAAAGCCTATGAAGACGGTTTAACGGTGTTATTCATTTTTTGGGGTAATGCGATCGGCTTCTTTGTCGCCGCTTGGTATTTTGCGGGACGTTTTCGTCAACTGCGGGTCGATACGCCGATGGAAGTCATTCGGCAACGTTTCGGTAAAGTCTCAGAGCAAATTTTCACTTGGCTCCAGTTTCCACTGACCACCTTTTCGATTGCGATTTGGCTTAATGGCCTCGCCATCTTTGTCTCTGCTGTCTTTGGTATCGAACTCTCGGTCACCATTATTGGCGTGGGGGTGATTGTTACCTTGATTTCGGTGGCTGGAGGATCGTGGACCGTGTCGGCAACCAATGTGATTCAGCTAATCTTACTGATGGCAATTACTATGGTGGCGGGCGGTTATGCGCTTTATGCCGCTGGTGGTCCAGCTGAGCTAGTGCGAGACTATCCGTCGACACAAGTGCTGGGTGACTCGATTCAATATTGGCAGATCGGCCTATTGTGGATCTTCTTCATGTTCACCAAGCAGACGATTAGCACCAACAATGCGATGACATGTTACCGTTTTCTGGTTACCGTCAATGAGCGAGAAGCGCGTAAAGCGGCACTTGTGACAGGGCTTTTGTTTGTTATCGGGCCAGTGATGTGGTTTGTGCCACCTTGGGTTTCTGCAACGCACGGTGTTGATTTAGCGGCAATTTATCCGACGTTAGGGAATGATGCCAATAATGCCGCCTACGTTTACTTTGTTGAGCACCACATGCCCAATGGTGTGTTAGGACTGATTCTCGCTGCGATGATTGCAGCGACGATCTCGCCAATGACAACGGCATTGAATCGCAATGCAGGGATTTTTGTTCGAAATGTCTACCAATCGCTGATCAATCCGAATGCGCGTGATGCGCAACAGCTTGTGGTCGGTAAAGTGGTGACGGTGGTTAACGGGGTTGTGGCTATCTGGGCGGCACTGCTGTTCGCCTCAATGGAAGAGTACAGCTTCTTTGATTTAATGATGCTTTTCGGTGCGCTATTGCAAACGCCGCTTGCGATTCCGGCGCTACTTGCCGTGGTGGTGACACGAACACCGGCGTGGTCAGGCTGGGCAACCTTGCTTGTTGGTTTGATGGTATCGGCGTTTATGCAGTTTGTGTTTGAGGTGAACTGGTTGCTTCCTCTGTTCAATGCTGAGCGCTTTACTGGGCGTGAAGCGGTGGATTTGATGGTCATTGCGTCACTGACGGCGCACATTGTGATTACGGGTGGTTTTTTCTTGTTGAGTTCGCGTTTCTACCGCGAAAGTCATACACAACACCATCAAGCATTAACGCATTTTGTTTCAAATCTAGCTACGCCGATCAGTCTTGATGAAGAAGCTGCTGTTGATGGCCGCCAAGGGTTGTATCTCGGTAAGCTAACGCAAGCATTGGGTGTTGGCGTTGGGTTGTTGGTTTTTGCCCCTAACCTCCCCTTCGATCGTGTCGCTTTTTTGCTGATTGGTGGACTGATCTTTACCGCAGGGGCAGGATTACGGCGTCCGGCGCCCACACGACATTCTGTCACGGAGTAG
- a CDS encoding sodium:solute symporter family transporter, giving the protein MRTEVLVIMGYFALMVAISITFKRMASNSASDYFRGGGRMLWWMVGATAFMTQFSAWTFTGAAGKGFNDGFMASALFLGNTLAYGASYLWFAAKFRQTRVDTPTQAIRQRFGTTSEQFFTWAIIPLSILSAGIWLNGLAIFVGAVFQWEMTTTIWATGLAVLMISLLSGAWGVVASDFVQTLIVAVISVACAAVALFKVGGIDNIVTEFPSNFWIGPDMNYPLIVVSAFLFFVVKQLQSINNMQDSYRFLNARDSQHARKAALMAMGLMAIGSVIWFIPPWASAILYPGAADEYAALGNKASDAVYLVFARNAMPAGTVGLLVAGLFAATMSSMDSALNRNSGIFVRSFYSPILRKDKHTSEQHLLRVGQAVCLVNGILVILVAQLFAQLKGMSLFDLMMSVSTLASAPILVPLFFGMFIKRTPIWAAWVTVLFGVGVSWLCINTITPVRLGEWLDIQFTQREIIELRSIIAIIAHLLLTGGFFVATRLFYKEETLDPKQKIATETFFNNIDTPCIADDEQDQFDRLQREKLGVITMMMGGGMLLMMLLPNPAWGKALYFICAALIFAIGFALKRQANKSVIASTTA; this is encoded by the coding sequence ATGAGAACCGAAGTGTTAGTGATCATGGGTTATTTTGCCCTTATGGTCGCGATTAGCATTACATTTAAACGCATGGCAAGTAATTCCGCCAGTGACTACTTCCGTGGTGGCGGTCGCATGCTGTGGTGGATGGTCGGCGCAACCGCTTTTATGACCCAATTTTCTGCGTGGACTTTCACTGGTGCTGCGGGAAAAGGATTCAACGATGGCTTTATGGCCAGCGCGCTTTTTCTCGGAAATACCCTCGCTTATGGTGCCTCTTACCTTTGGTTTGCGGCAAAATTTCGACAAACTCGCGTTGATACGCCAACACAAGCCATCCGACAGCGCTTTGGCACAACCAGCGAGCAGTTTTTTACGTGGGCGATTATTCCGCTCAGTATTTTGAGCGCGGGGATCTGGCTCAACGGCCTTGCCATCTTTGTCGGTGCCGTCTTCCAATGGGAGATGACAACGACCATTTGGGCAACAGGCCTTGCCGTCCTGATGATCTCTTTACTCAGTGGAGCTTGGGGGGTGGTCGCCTCTGATTTCGTTCAAACCCTGATAGTCGCTGTCATCTCTGTCGCCTGTGCTGCCGTTGCACTCTTTAAAGTCGGCGGCATCGATAACATTGTGACGGAGTTCCCGAGTAATTTCTGGATAGGGCCAGACATGAACTACCCCTTAATTGTGGTCAGTGCGTTCTTGTTCTTTGTCGTCAAACAGCTGCAAAGCATTAACAACATGCAAGACTCCTATCGTTTTCTCAACGCACGTGACTCACAACATGCGAGAAAAGCGGCCCTCATGGCGATGGGCTTAATGGCGATAGGCAGCGTTATCTGGTTTATCCCTCCATGGGCATCAGCGATTCTTTACCCTGGCGCTGCAGATGAATATGCGGCTTTGGGCAACAAAGCCTCAGATGCGGTTTATCTTGTGTTCGCCCGCAATGCGATGCCTGCGGGCACGGTCGGCCTTCTCGTCGCGGGTTTGTTTGCTGCAACCATGTCTTCGATGGATTCCGCCTTAAACCGTAACTCCGGTATCTTTGTTCGCAGTTTTTACTCACCTATCCTGCGCAAAGACAAACATACCAGCGAGCAACACCTTCTTCGGGTCGGACAGGCCGTGTGTTTAGTCAATGGTATTCTGGTCATCTTGGTCGCGCAGTTATTTGCCCAACTAAAAGGGATGAGCTTGTTCGATCTCATGATGTCGGTCTCTACACTCGCTTCTGCGCCTATCTTGGTCCCATTGTTCTTTGGGATGTTTATCAAACGCACCCCGATCTGGGCAGCGTGGGTGACAGTACTCTTCGGCGTTGGCGTTTCATGGCTTTGTATCAATACCATCACACCAGTTCGGCTTGGTGAATGGCTCGATATTCAATTCACTCAGCGTGAAATCATTGAACTTCGCAGTATCATTGCCATTATTGCCCACCTGCTGCTTACCGGTGGATTTTTTGTCGCAACGCGCCTGTTCTACAAAGAAGAGACTTTAGATCCTAAACAGAAGATAGCCACTGAGACCTTCTTCAACAATATCGATACGCCTTGTATCGCAGACGATGAACAAGACCAGTTCGACCGCTTGCAACGCGAAAAGCTCGGTGTTATCACGATGATGATGGGCGGTGGCATGCTGTTGATGATGCTACTACCTAACCCGGCATGGGGTAAGGCCCTGTACTTCATCTGTGCCGCGTTAATCTTCGCCATTGGTTTTGCACTCAAGCGGCAGGCGAATAAAAGCGTCATCGCCTCAACCACCGCCTAG
- a CDS encoding bifunctional 4-hydroxy-2-oxoglutarate aldolase/2-dehydro-3-deoxy-phosphogluconate aldolase codes for MSTLNARMSELKVIPVIAIKDADKAVKLAQVLVENGLPCAEVTFRTDAAADAIRLMRDAYPEMLIGAGTVLRSEHVDAAIEADVDFVVSPGFNPTTVKYCQQRGMPIIPGVNNPSLVEQAMEMGLETLKFFPAEPSGGVGMLKALTAVYPVAFMPTGGVSPKNVNDYLAIDAVFACGGTWMVPGNLIDEERWDELAALVKEVSSIVA; via the coding sequence ATGTCAACATTGAATGCCCGCATGAGCGAGCTAAAAGTGATTCCAGTTATCGCCATTAAAGACGCGGACAAAGCAGTGAAACTGGCACAAGTGCTGGTTGAGAATGGCCTTCCTTGTGCCGAGGTCACTTTCCGTACCGACGCCGCCGCGGACGCCATCCGCTTGATGCGCGACGCCTACCCTGAGATGTTGATTGGTGCGGGCACTGTTCTGCGTAGCGAACACGTGGACGCAGCCATTGAAGCCGACGTCGACTTTGTTGTCAGCCCCGGCTTTAACCCAACCACAGTCAAATATTGTCAGCAACGTGGCATGCCAATCATTCCGGGCGTCAACAACCCAAGTTTGGTTGAACAAGCGATGGAAATGGGCTTAGAAACCCTGAAGTTTTTCCCAGCGGAGCCATCCGGTGGCGTAGGCATGCTAAAAGCACTAACCGCCGTTTATCCTGTTGCCTTTATGCCAACAGGCGGCGTTAGCCCGAAGAATGTCAACGACTATCTCGCCATTGACGCGGTATTTGCCTGTGGCGGTACTTGGATGGTGCCGGGCAACTTGATTGATGAAGAACGCTGGGATGAACTTGCAGCGCTAGTCAAAGAAGTGAGCAGTATCGTCGCTTAA
- a CDS encoding sugar kinase — translation MVMQKVAVIGECMVELQRRDGHLVEAFGGDTLNTALYLSRLTHQQGLETYYVTGLGKDSFSRDMLAAWEAEQINTSLVTLSDTKKPGLYLIETDQTGERTFHYWRNDAAARYWLEEGDVTQISASLSEFSAIYVSGISLAILSEQNQNRLFKILEQCKTNGAKVLFDNNYRPHLWQAVSDAQKAYARMLALTDIALLTFDDEVMLYGDSDVETCIQRTQQAGVTEIVIKRGADDCLIVQGESQVSVPATRVDRVVDTTAAGDSFSAGYLAQRLTGGSAEASAQSGHQLAGTVIQHPGAIIPRDVMPAIKLNQ, via the coding sequence ATGGTAATGCAAAAAGTCGCAGTGATCGGCGAGTGTATGGTCGAACTACAACGTCGAGACGGCCACCTTGTAGAGGCATTTGGTGGCGATACATTAAACACCGCGCTCTACCTATCCCGATTAACGCACCAGCAAGGGTTAGAAACTTACTACGTGACGGGCTTAGGTAAAGATAGCTTCAGTCGCGATATGCTAGCGGCATGGGAAGCAGAGCAAATCAACACCTCTTTAGTCACCCTTTCTGACACAAAGAAGCCCGGCTTGTATCTGATTGAGACAGATCAAACCGGTGAACGCACATTCCATTACTGGCGAAATGACGCTGCTGCACGCTATTGGCTAGAAGAAGGCGATGTTACGCAGATCTCTGCTTCTCTGAGCGAGTTTTCGGCGATCTATGTCAGTGGTATTAGTCTGGCGATCCTCTCTGAGCAAAATCAGAATCGTCTGTTTAAAATACTTGAACAATGCAAAACAAACGGCGCGAAAGTGCTATTCGATAACAACTATCGCCCCCACTTATGGCAGGCGGTGTCTGACGCCCAAAAGGCCTACGCGCGGATGCTCGCGCTCACTGACATTGCACTGTTGACCTTTGACGACGAAGTGATGCTCTACGGTGACAGTGATGTCGAAACCTGTATTCAGCGTACTCAGCAAGCCGGCGTCACCGAAATCGTCATCAAACGCGGTGCCGATGATTGCCTTATCGTTCAAGGCGAGTCACAAGTCTCGGTACCTGCGACTCGTGTTGACCGCGTTGTCGACACGACGGCTGCAGGGGATTCTTTCAGCGCCGGTTACTTAGCGCAGCGCCTCACTGGTGGCAGCGCTGAAGCATCAGCACAATCTGGCCATCAACTTGCCGGTACTGTTATTCAACACCCTGGTGCGATCATTCCTCGCGATGTCATGCCAGCTATCAAACTCAACCAATAA
- the kduD gene encoding 2-dehydro-3-deoxy-D-gluconate 5-dehydrogenase KduD — protein MILNAFNLEGKVAIVTGCDTGLGQGMALGLAQAGCDIVGVNIVEPTDTIEKIKETGRRFLDIRANLMKTDDIAGIVDQAVTEFGKVDILVNNAGIIRREDAINFSEKDWDEVMDINVKSVFFMSQAVAKQFIAQGNGGKIVNIASMLSFQGGIRVPSYTASKSGVMGITRLMANEWAKHNINVNAIAPGYMATNNTAALRADEARNAAILERIPADRWGEPQDLAGPVVFLASDAGSYVNGYTLAVDGGWLAR, from the coding sequence ATGATTCTTAACGCATTTAATCTAGAAGGTAAGGTGGCAATTGTCACCGGTTGTGATACAGGTTTAGGTCAAGGTATGGCACTTGGCTTGGCGCAGGCAGGTTGTGACATTGTGGGTGTCAACATTGTTGAACCAACAGACACTATTGAAAAAATCAAAGAGACCGGGCGTCGATTCCTTGATATCCGTGCCAACTTGATGAAGACAGATGACATTGCTGGCATCGTTGATCAGGCCGTGACCGAGTTTGGTAAAGTGGATATCTTGGTGAACAACGCGGGCATTATTCGCCGTGAAGATGCGATTAACTTTTCTGAGAAAGATTGGGATGAAGTGATGGACATCAATGTGAAGTCTGTTTTCTTCATGTCTCAAGCGGTCGCTAAACAGTTCATCGCGCAGGGGAATGGCGGTAAGATCGTCAACATCGCTTCAATGCTCTCTTTCCAAGGTGGTATCCGCGTGCCTTCGTATACGGCATCTAAGAGCGGTGTCATGGGGATTACACGTTTGATGGCGAACGAGTGGGCGAAACACAATATCAATGTGAACGCGATTGCACCGGGATATATGGCAACAAACAACACCGCGGCACTGCGTGCAGATGAAGCACGAAATGCTGCCATTCTAGAGCGTATTCCAGCAGACCGTTGGGGTGAGCCACAAGACCTTGCTGGCCCAGTCGTATTCCTTGCGTCCGATGCGGGCTCGTATGTCAATGGGTATACGCTTGCGGTCGACGGCGGTTGGTTAGCTCGCTAA
- a CDS encoding YgjV family protein — protein MYDDFVLAQLLGFVSFGLGMTAFYQRDDKRLKQIMVVFNLNHAIHYVLLAAMPAALSSLLSGARTWLSIRYRSHQLAWVFIILNLFVGWFVATDWTALFPMAGFCLGTYALFCLKGLKMRFFFVIGALCWLANNIIVGSWGGVLLETCLLAMNLRTMIVMKISPV, from the coding sequence ATGTATGATGATTTTGTGTTGGCTCAATTACTTGGTTTTGTCAGTTTTGGATTAGGTATGACGGCGTTTTATCAACGAGATGATAAGCGTCTAAAACAGATCATGGTGGTGTTTAACCTCAATCACGCTATTCACTACGTGCTTCTTGCCGCCATGCCTGCTGCGCTAAGCAGTTTGCTTTCTGGGGCAAGAACCTGGCTGTCGATCCGTTACCGATCTCACCAACTAGCTTGGGTATTTATCATACTTAATCTCTTCGTGGGTTGGTTTGTTGCAACGGATTGGACTGCCCTTTTTCCAATGGCGGGTTTCTGCTTAGGTACTTATGCGCTTTTTTGTCTTAAAGGACTAAAAATGCGTTTTTTCTTTGTTATCGGTGCGTTGTGCTGGCTAGCTAACAATATCATTGTCGGTTCTTGGGGGGGTGTACTTCTGGAAACCTGTTTGCTCGCGATGAATCTGCGCACCATGATCGTGATGAAGATCTCTCCTGTATGA
- a CDS encoding cupin domain-containing protein has translation MFVYNNDVQLEDLGEGISRKVLAYSDNMMTVEVHFEEGAVAAMHNHPHEQLTYVLSGEFEFTIGDETKVVKAGDTMYKEPEIMHGAKCLKAGILLDNFTPMRKDFVAA, from the coding sequence ATGTTTGTATATAACAACGATGTTCAGCTTGAAGACCTAGGTGAAGGCATTAGCCGCAAAGTATTGGCATACAGCGACAATATGATGACCGTTGAAGTCCACTTTGAAGAAGGTGCAGTTGCAGCGATGCATAACCACCCGCATGAGCAACTGACTTATGTGCTTTCAGGTGAGTTTGAGTTCACTATTGGTGACGAAACGAAAGTGGTTAAAGCTGGCGACACTATGTACAAAGAGCCTGAAATCATGCACGGCGCAAAATGCTTGAAAGCGGGTATCTTGTTAGACAACTTTACCCCTATGCGCAAAGACTTCGTTGCCGCATAA
- a CDS encoding sugar O-acetyltransferase yields MTEKEKMLAGEIYQAWDSELTSERHMAKRLCHQLNQTCPTKKDARLAIVNQLLGYDSDAHLESPFFCDYGYNIKLGKGFYANHGCTILDGAEVNIGDNCLLAPGVVISTAAHPLDSRTRREGDEFAQSITIGDDVWFGANVTVCPGVTIGNNVVIGAGSVVVKDLPANTVCVGSPAVPIKTIE; encoded by the coding sequence ATGACTGAAAAAGAAAAAATGCTGGCTGGAGAGATTTACCAAGCGTGGGACAGTGAGCTGACGTCTGAGCGACATATGGCGAAGCGCCTATGCCATCAGCTTAACCAAACTTGTCCTACTAAGAAAGATGCGCGATTAGCGATAGTGAATCAATTACTTGGTTATGACAGTGACGCACATTTAGAGTCGCCTTTCTTTTGTGACTATGGCTATAACATCAAACTAGGTAAAGGTTTTTATGCGAACCACGGTTGCACCATTTTGGATGGTGCGGAAGTGAATATTGGGGATAACTGCTTGCTCGCCCCGGGGGTGGTTATTTCGACAGCGGCGCACCCATTAGATTCACGCACGCGCCGGGAAGGGGATGAGTTTGCTCAGTCGATTACTATCGGTGATGATGTGTGGTTTGGCGCGAATGTGACAGTGTGTCCAGGGGTCACAATCGGCAACAATGTGGTGATTGGGGCGGGGAGTGTCGTGGTGAAAGACCTGCCAGCGAATACCGTGTGTGTGGGTTCGCCAGCAGTGCCAATTAAAACCATCGAGTGA